AGGTAAGTTTCTTATATTCTTGTTTTTTCTGAATCTTGATGCGAGCAACTACTTAATAGCTTAATAGATTATAGTTAAGCTACATTAAGTTACATCCAATATAAATGCAATTCTTACTTAAATTTGGTATGAATATTGGACATTGTAGGGTTAGGGTTAATATTTGATCTGATTTCTGCATGTAATTCGGATTTCAAAATCCAAACCCTTAGTACAGATAACAAAAGCTGAATTTCTCTGTTTGTCATTAtgtatcttaattttttttacctaTACATTATTTATGCTTCTTAGATTATCATATTCCTTTTCTTATTTGATTATAGAACAATGACTGACGAACAATAACAATGTAGACATGGTCGACTGTCCCAACACGCTTTAGTGCGTCGAGAGAACTAAATCGTCACGAGTAATTGGAGAATCATCACATGTTGATGAGGGGTACTTTTCATTTGCCCTTGGTTATTAAGGATCCCTACATTATTTGGGATTTCTAAATTTTGAATAGGGCCAACATTTTGAATTTGAGGGATTGGTCGAATAAGCGCTTAGGGAACACCTAAGAAATATGCAATTTGACCCATGTGGTGAGTCAATTGTTGATAAATGTGGTTTGTGTTTTGAATCAAAGGATTGAACATAGTGTCAATTTGCCGTGTAAGCATATtcaccatatcatggttactttcaTTCATATGTTGTCTCATATACAAGAGGGGACTAGTAGTTAAATATGACATAACTTGAAGGGTGTATCATATCTCTCCTTGTGGCTATGCCATTCAACTAGGATTTCTTATAGCAGATCTTAACGCCAAGTATAGATTAATAAGGAATGCAATAGCCATTGCATTATATGCATACATACATGCACTAAATTATAGGTCTGCCATAATCTCTGTTGGCGACCTTAAGGATATTCCCTATTACCTGGAGATAATGTTAAACTTAAGGGAAAAGAAGGTCTATGGTATCCTATTATTGGTTGTGTGACCCTGGGAGTAGCTGGAACACTTGTTCCTTATGGTGGTGCAACCGCTAATTTTGGTGATATCGTCGAAACTGATATCTAGCTTATAGTAATTGGCATTTCTCCAACAATTATTGAACTTCCTACATTGCCAATCGTCGTATCGGTTGGTTGTTCTTCTACATTTGGAGCATTCAAAGGATTTTTCTAGGGAGCATGATTCTTTAATGTCATACAAGCCATTTCATTAAGAGTCTTACCACTCCTCAGACGCATACATACTTAACAAATGAAGGCATTTCATGTGTGAAGAACAACATAAACAATTAACAGACTTGCTAATTTTccgaagaatttttttttttgcacaaaAGGTTCTCATTAgtcgtgccaatttgtttattgGTATTTTTAGCAAACAATCATGAGTTTGGTTCATTGAAGAGATTAACTCGAAAAATCTCAAGGATAATTTGTGTAGAAAAATACAATGAAAAGTGTTTGTGATTTGGACTTGAATGTTGGAATGTGTATAACTTGAACGTGAATTCTAAATATAATAAGTTTTGGATAAAGATAATTGACAAAAAACGGGATAAATGTCATTAAAGTAATTACTTTGAATACAAAAGACTTAAAGAAATAAGCAATAGGACGCAGACTCATATATTTCTCACAAACTATTTCTCTCTATAACTCATATACTTTAGTTCTATAgagaataattgatgaattttgtGACCTCAATTACATGTATGAGCCCGCATTATATACAACTACAATGATAACAGTCGAAAACTGTTATTTCTAGAGGAATCGACACGTATACCCATACGTGGGATTCAGCCACCTTATTTGCTTCCACGCGTCTTCACTGTTTAAAACTACTACAAACCATTTATCATGTTAATAACGGCCTTTAAacctcctaacactactacaaataacgctTTTCATGACGAAGCTTTAACGTCATCCATAAAACAATCgaggttttatatatatatatatatatatatatatatatatatatatatatatatatttaaattaacttGTTGCCTCGGTTTTTATAAACACCGAGGTGATACCATTCAGGACATGCTTTGAATCCCTACTAATGCACTTTATATTTGTATTTGTTAACAATTGTAAAGTAAATGATCTAACCCTTCGGTTTGTTTGATAAAccgagggataaaataatcagattttattaTAAAGCACTCGTTGAAGAGATTTTACCTAAATACTATCTTATTTGTAGCCGCCCTACCGTCGAATACATCATTTTTTTAGGATGGATTACAAAACTGGAAAAAAAATTCTTCtgccttgaacaaaatatttttcagcttttgcaatccatctcaaacaatggtggtgttgttgttgtttaaggTTTTGAATGACTATAATTTATTCCTAAAAAGTCTTTACGGATGGATTACAAGTGCGGAAAAAACATTTTCCAATTTTTGGAACAAAAACCTAATTACAAGTTGGATACATTCCAAGCATGCAAATTGTATACACTAGTGAAAGCAGTGATAATCATAGCATCAACAGTCAATCTGGGTGAAGGCATATTTGTCATTCAAGACAAATCTCTACCACCTTGTATGGAACCTGAACATGCtgcatttttcatattttgggTAAACAATTTTGATATTCTACgaagatttgttgcatacaatgtattttttatattctaggtaaacaatgtaaccattttcaaaaaaaaaaaaatactctatcccctcggttttgttttaaaaccgaggggttagagcaaaattattttttttcaaaaatggttacattgtttacccagaatattaaaaatacattgtatgcaacaaatctgCTCATGCTGTCATTTTAATACTCTGGGTAAACAATCTGATATTCTGCGAAGATTTGTTTCATACAATCTATtttttaatattctgggtaaaaaatgtaaccatttttggaaaaaaataatttattttactcTAACCCCTCGCTTGTTTTAAAAACCGAGATGATAGTTAATGTTTTCTTTCACTATTTTCATTCAATGAccttaaacaaatctttgccatCCATTTAAAGGTTATCAACACTCATGAATCCatcattagtgatccgcgtgaaacctaagGGATGTCCATTATATAAGTTCTCTTACGATATTAGAAatctaaatgaaacatatgaagCACTTGAAACATAAGAAAACTTGAAAAGGTTCTCttcgatggattgcaagagcaagAAATCAAATGGGTTCAAGGTTTgttctattaaatttttatttatacgaaaaatatttttgattattgatattaattatcttaccGATTTTTTTTCACCAGAAACAAATTCATGCAAGATCCGTAGAGAATTTTCTTTAACGaacccttttgttttgttttgagaaaagagGTTCCTAGTATTTTATCTTGCCCAGAATatcaaggaattgaagatccaacatacGATCTTCATGGACAATTAATGTAATATTCTTTGTAAACATTGGAacgagttttattaaaaaaactaatgaccctcaatttttatgataaaccgagataaaaaaaggcgctagtttttgtaaataataaaagtgcagaaaCTGTGGTTCGAACCCATGCCATAATAAACATTTacctcagtgttttaaaaacggGGGTGTTAAGTTATTACTTTTCATGACATCCTCCGTTACTTCGATTCTTTTGCCGAGGTAAAATGCATTTTGCGTCTGACGTTAGAAAcgctttttgtagtagtgtaaCTGCCTCTGTCGAGAGTTTCTAATTAACTTATATAGCATTGTCGGGACATCATTAGTTTAATTGGTCTTAGACTAGAAAATACGTTAAGTACACATCATCTGATGAACGTGTCGAATTTGACCATTTGTCGAAGATTTGATTCATGTGAACCTTTTCAAGATTATGGACATGTTTTGAAGATAGAGTGATCATAATCTTATGAATTTGTTCCTGAGACTCTTCAAAAACCAAGACTAACAAGTTAGTCGAACCATTTTGGTTGACGTGACTATTGTATCGAAGGTTGAGTCTCTTCATACTTAGATATATTTTGAACGTGGTTACCCTCCTTTTTTGTTGAATCATTTAGCtagatttttaggctaataataaGCAAGCAAGTTCAGACACTAACACCCTCAGAAGAAAGTAATGACTGCAAATAAAGTAAGAAATCAAATGTTTGTTATTTTATAAACCCTATAAAAGGGAGCAGAAGCAAAAGAAACCGATGAACTTTATCTCAAAGAAGATGGAAGATTAATCAAACATGTATGACTTCTATCAATAAACGAAATTATATTAGACTTTATCAAATGTCAAACAAATAAGCTCACAAAAAAAATGacaaaggaagaataaaggactcTCTTGCAGGTCACTAATGGCAGAAAAGCCAAAATAGTGCTTTAGAAGCATTTTATATCTTATCCATCCACCAAGGATTGTATGATCCCTACGCGCTACCAATGATTGAGATCTTTTTGAAAAACGGTTCAAAACACTTGAGTGTTCTAAGGAAGAGGAAACACCATCATTAACTAGATTAAGGACACACATCATTTGCTACCAGCAAAATGTTATCCATTACAAGAAAGGCATTCGACGCACCTGTTACCAAGGACGATGACGTCCCATCAAAGGTTGTTACATCCTCGGATCCAGAGGTTGAACAAAGGAATGTATCACAAACCCTCATCCTATAGAGTAGAAACATGGATTTATTGGGCAATTGTTTCGGGCATTCCACAAGGCCTAATAACTAAATAAGAGGGGCAAAACACATAACAAATAATCTCCCTTTTTCCTATGAGCAGACAATTTTATACACGAGAATTTTGCTAGTCATCCAGATCAATCTGACGGCGGCTGATTGTGATTAACACTTTCTATTATTAATCACTCCCATTTAAAAAGGAAAGCGCGCCATTTCTcatatatttaaattcattctcaTTCATACACCTACTTTTCATTCTTATATTAACTTAAACATTAGAGTGTTAACCTTCTAAATCAATTCCCCCTCCACCGCATTGAAATCTCAAAACCATTGCAACAAGCTCTATATACTCAGTCAGTGGTCAATTAGAATAAATGTATAAGGAAAAGATCGATTAGCATGTTCGTCTAACCATAACCTTacgttttaaaaactttttttttattgacCAATTTTTTTCTGAAACGTAAGCTTTAATATATATACTCCAAATGGAGGTCTTGCCGGTGGTGTGCTATATAATCAATTGACAATTGAAACTTCAACCAAATGTTAAATATTAGtaattcaaagataaaatatttcaAAGTTGTAGTTATAAAAATGGTTATCATATAAGCAAGAAGTTGACTTTTGCTCTTGTATTGTAGGTACATCTCTTCATCAAAAAGATTCCATAATCAGATAATAACAAGTTGACAAAAACACCAAAACCAGACACTGATctgtgaaacttgtcacatttttTTTAGCGTTGACTAACTAATTGCTTGAATGCATTGTTCCATTTTTATGGTAGGTTTGGTTTCATAATATATTCCTTCTTTCTTTTACCACTATCTGGTTTAGGGGTTGGTAAGAGGGAAGaagctttatatatatatatatatatatatatatatatatatatatatatatatatatatatatatatatatatatatatatatatatatatatatatatatatatatatatatatatatatatatatatatatatatatatatatatatatatatatatatatatatatatatatatatatatatatatatatatatatatatatatatatatatatatatatatatatatatatatatatatatatatatatatatatattattattattgtatgagGAGAAAAAAATTAACATGGAAATAAACAGAATAAGTAAGGGAAATGAAATTAATTAGGGTAACAAATTCCAAATGATTAACAAGTAATCTTGTTCTAATTATTCCTATGTTTAGAAAGAATGAATTAAATCTCCTAGTACTTCATGATAATTTCTTATGTCCATAATACAACAAACTTtacaaatttaaatatgcaaaaattactaataataagaGATCTGCAGCCCAATATATAGCACACAACATGAACAAGCATATGCACCTAATATTCAGGTAGATCTTGGATGAATCCCAATCCAGAAGGAGATATCAAACTTCCCAAAATTCCATATGGAGAATCGGAAAATTTATAAACCGGTCGAGATGAATTGTTTGGGCTAAAGAAATCATATGAAGTTGGAGTGAATAATGGCATCTCTGCAAATTTCATCATATTATTAGGGCTTTGTTCATCATCAATATTGCTATTCACACCTCCCTTATCAACTGAGCTAGTTGTTGAAGTAGTTTCATGATCACCATCAAGCTGTTTGTAGTTGATACTATTGTTGTTTGATCCATCTGACAAAGATGAATCAAAATTCTCAGAAACTTCTTGCTGACGTGGCAGTGCTTGATTGGTAGTTGTCATGCCTGTAAGTCTTTGAACAAGAGCCATGAAATCTTGTGCTTTTGTATGAATAATCTTTGGTGATTGAGTGTATATGATGATGGGAACCCTTTGCTGTTTGTGTGATGAGTTAGGCTTGCGAATCATCAAAGGAGTAGGACGTGGACCAttgatgtttatcttttgttGATCATAATTAAAACCATGCAATTTGGAAATAGGTTTCATTTTGGTGTTCAAACAACACAATATGATTGCAACAAATTGAAAGATGTGTGTATGAAAAAGAGAGGTGATGTTTGctaaaagaagaaagataaagGAGAGACTTTTGGTGAATAGGGAAGAGATGGTTGGTAACATATATAGGCTGAGATTGACACATAACTTTTTGGCCAACAATGCTGACCGTTGACACTTGAACTGCAACTAtctatttaaaaattgaaaaatatgtaGTTGATGAGTTGTGTTTTTTGATTTGACCGCTTGAGATTTTGAAACTTTTTACGAATAGTTAATTAATTTTACTTCGTTACTTTTCTTGAAATAGAATTTACCTGGAAGATGCGTACTATAACGTACATGAAAGATGTTGATTTATCACAAAATTAGA
The Vicia villosa cultivar HV-30 ecotype Madison, WI unplaced genomic scaffold, Vvil1.0 ctg.001793F_1_1, whole genome shotgun sequence DNA segment above includes these coding regions:
- the LOC131636607 gene encoding uncharacterized protein LOC131636607, which codes for MLPTISSLFTKSLSFIFLLLANITSLFHTHIFQFVAIILCCLNTKMKPISKLHGFNYDQQKININGPRPTPLMIRKPNSSHKQQRVPIIIYTQSPKIIHTKAQDFMALVQRLTGMTTTNQALPRQQEVSENFDSSLSDGSNNNSINYKQLDGDHETTSTTSSVDKGGVNSNIDDEQSPNNMMKFAEMPLFTPTSYDFFSPNNSSRPVYKFSDSPYGILGSLISPSGLGFIQDLPEY